The Parcubacteria group bacterium genome includes the window CCGAAAAACTAAAAATAATATAATCAGGAGAGGTGTCTGAGTGGTTTAAGGAGCTGGTCTTGAAAACCAGAGAGGCCGCAAGGTCTCCGTGGGTTCGAATCCCACCCTCTCCGCCAGTTAGGAAATACGTATGCCTAAAAAAGTAATTTCAGCCGGGATGGTGCACACCGTGCCCGCGGATGTGCGAAAAGCCATTACTTCTTCCCCTGCGGCAAAAACGGCATGGGAGGATATTACGCCGCTCGCCCGCAACAAATGGATCTGCTGGGTTACTTCAGGAAAAAAAGCGGAAACAAGAAACATCAGAATCAACAAGGCGCTCTCAAAGCTTGCAAGCGGCATGCGCCGTCCGTGCTGCTGGGCAGGTTGCCCCCATCGTTAAGGCCAAGTTTTGTAAAGTGTATGCCTAAAAACACATACACATTAAGAACATGCCGTTTGATATGAAGCGTGTGGCCTGCGGCGGGTTTAAAGTTATCGTGGACACGTAATTAAAATAATCTATGACTAGTATTATTGCCAAAGACCTGACCAAATGTCCGCCGCGCAGTCCCAAAGAGCGGCTCGGCGGATTTGCCATTCTCCCCCGCGCCATTGATAAGTGCCGCGCCCTGTTAGCTGGCACAAACGGCGAATATAAATTTGATTGCTCTAACGATAACGTCTTGTTTAAATTCAAGGGCATTATTGGCGCGGAATTAAAAGACTACATCGCCCAAGGCCATACTGATGATGAGATTGTGGACTGGGTAAAAAGCCATGGCCTTCCCAAAACTGATGAAGAGATTCAAGCCTGGTCCGAGGCCTTCAATACTGACTATTCCTATTCCACTAACCCTGAAAAAAAGGACTGGTTCAACGGCGTCTGCGCGAAGCACGGCCTGGATCCAGCCAAGACCACGCTGTTTGAATATCTTGAGATAGATGATAAGGCCAGCTTTAATACTGAAGAAGCCTGCCAAATATGAGAAAAAATAAACGCTTGACGCCCCTTTACTTTTGCTATAAAGTAAAGAAAAATAACTAACAACAACTCTATGGCAACCACACTCTCCAGCAAGCACCAAATTGTGATACCCAAGGCAATACGCGAACGCATGAAACTCAAGGCAGGCGCGTCTGTGGCGCTCTACCCGCTTGATGACAATCGGGCTGTGTTGGTTAAACAGCCAAAGAGCTATGTGGAAGCCTTATCCGGACTTGGCAAGGAGGTGTGGGAATCGCTCGGCGGCGCGGACAAATATATCAAAGACATGCGGGCCGACCGCACGCTATGGAAGAAATAATCGGCATTGATTCGGTTGTTTTTATTTACCTTT containing:
- a CDS encoding YdeI/OmpD-associated family protein — encoded protein: MPKKVISAGMVHTVPADVRKAITSSPAAKTAWEDITPLARNKWICWVTSGKKAETRNIRINKALSKLASGMRRPCCWAGCPHR
- a CDS encoding DUF5069 domain-containing protein, with the translated sequence MTSIIAKDLTKCPPRSPKERLGGFAILPRAIDKCRALLAGTNGEYKFDCSNDNVLFKFKGIIGAELKDYIAQGHTDDEIVDWVKSHGLPKTDEEIQAWSEAFNTDYSYSTNPEKKDWFNGVCAKHGLDPAKTTLFEYLEIDDKASFNTEEACQI
- a CDS encoding AbrB/MazE/SpoVT family DNA-binding domain-containing protein, whose translation is MATTLSSKHQIVIPKAIRERMKLKAGASVALYPLDDNRAVLVKQPKSYVEALSGLGKEVWESLGGADKYIKDMRADRTLWKK